From Lucilia cuprina isolate Lc7/37 chromosome 4, ASM2204524v1, whole genome shotgun sequence:
TATAGGCATATATAAAACATACCTCTGGGAAAGGTTTATATTGTCAATACCCAccacaaacataaaatatacaatttacacaaaacaaaagaaaacatacatatatacataaataaatatttcttttgatcgtaaaaaatagaaatatgtttttatgctaattttttaaatggatttattattaataaaaaagtaaacacaaacacaataaaaatgcataaacggaggatataaaaatttgaacgatgaggaaaaaaatcaacacttgttttcttaatttaacgACAAATTCGAGATTTCAAATGCAATTTACtctgaaaacgaaaaaaaaaacaaatcataaaatgtatattaactCCTCTTGATTACTACATAATCCTTAAATATATTTAGGTACCTTTctaaaagtttatttgttatttataataccgcaagaaaatatgtatgaaacCACAAATTATTGTAACTTATAAGCACATAATAGAAGCGaaattacattttaagtttattttttaatgcaaatgaaATGATTTGATGTGAAATATAATATAACATTATAGAGTTGATAActaatgaaaatatgtatttcaagACTAGATAGCTGAGCAGTCATAAACCACTCAATTTCCAAGGTTTTTAGAACCATTGTagcaaattatttaagtttagttttagttcagttctagttcagttctaattcagttctagttcagttctagttcagttctagttcagttctagttcagttctaattcagttctagttcagttctagttcagtNNNNNNNNNNNNNNNNNNNNNNNNNNNNNNNNNNNNNNNNNNNNNNNNNNNNNNNNNNNNNNNNNNNNNNNNNNNNNNNNNNNNNNNNNNNNNNNNNNNNtagaactgaactagaactgaactagaactgaactagaactgaactagaactgaactagaactgaactagaactgaactagaactgaactagaactgaactagaacaattaaataaatcgtAAACAGACTAACATAGGGTTAATTGGGTACGTATAATTTTGAGTTCGtaacgaaaataaaaacaaaaaacaataaataaataaaaaaaatcaggaaaaatgtaagttttgttaaaaattttttatttgtgaaaaaattttaaatattgttatttttcagGAACTTTTCTCTTAAATTCTTAACCACAAAATCGACATGCTTTTCGTCGATATCAAACACATTGTGGAAGCTAAATCGTCGACAGTTTGTTTCCTGTAAGTCGCCTCCGATTAGAATGAAAATCACACCAGCACCTCCCATTATACccaaaacatatattaacaaaaacgaGGATTTAGGACGTGCTCTTTCGCCTCATTTATCCATTTATAAACCACAAATAACCTCAATAATGTCTATTACTCTGAGAATGACTGGTTTGACTTTGGGCGTTATAGCCTGGGTAGTGGGATTAACGGCTCTAATAACCGATCATAATGTTGATTATTTGGTTAGTGAATTGGAGAAACTTGAATTGGATGATTGCTACTGGACGTCTGCTAGAATTGTTGTGACATTTCCTTTTGCTTTTCACTTTGTGGCTGGAGTACGCCATTTGTTGTTCGATACTTCTAAGTTTTTGGAGAAACCACAATTCTATGCCACTGGTTATGCAGCCATAATTGTTGCTATTTTATTATCAGTATGTTTGGGCAGAATAGTTGATATGCGTGAGAAgttgaatgaaattaaaaaagaagaaatcaaggaaaaatgaaatgttttctgTTATTTCTGagatagtttttgttatttaataaaatagaaaaatatcttaccattttttaaaattatttagctACTGTTATATTAGCTAAAACAACTGTTGCGGAACATTTTCAAATactatttttggtttattttgctttaaatttgttaatttgcatttaaaacgtgattaataaattataatcgattttaaaaacatgcaaaaTCACAATTCCATGttaatttaatactaaaaatctATGAGCATACATGGACAACAaaattgtatgtacatataaatgcaTATGGTTATATGTAGTTCTGTACCCATATCAACACGtatatgtttgtgtatgtacgtttttatttttttgtttatgaaaattctACATTTTTTTCTCCACATTTTCTCGATAAATTGTGATGATGTGCTACAAAGtggaaaattagattttttatgtttctatgtatatgtttattccAATGTACAGTAAACAACTATAAACATAGTTCACCAATAACATACACAAAGATGAAAACTGTGTTCTTGTATATGAGAAAATCACATAGAAATTTTAACATAAGCAGCaactagtttaattttaaatgaacagaaaaaatatatagtcaGTTTGGCTAACCACTCTCTACAAGTTTGTTCAAAGAATGTCacaacagtttttattttgggATTGTGATGCGGAAATTCTAAGGCAAGATTCGGATTAAGCGTAGCAACTTAAAAGCCACCCTTAAGACTAGAGTCTTATACAAATAATACTTAGATCTgtactagaattaaactagaaataaaatagaactgaactagaactgaactagaactgaactagaactgaactagaactgaactataactgaactagaacagaactagaactgaactagaactgaactagaactgaNNNNNNNNNNNNNNNNNNNNNNNNNNNNNNNNNNNNNNNNNNNNNNNNNNNNNNNNNNNNNNNNNNNNNNNNNNNNNNNNNNNNNNNNNNNNNNNNNNNNgttcagttctagttcagttctagttcagttctagttcagttctagttcagttctagttcagttctagttcagttctagttcagttctagttcagttctagttgatttCGAATAAAGAAGTTTTGGCCTTGTGCAGTTCgataagaaatcaaaaatttgaatttttgttccttttgaattttttcaatttaagaaaCTCTTATACTTTATATTCAGAAATAAATTGCACTGGAACCTTAAAATCATGATTATATGGAAACATTTGATTACCTCTTCAGCTGGTATGacgagtatttttaaaaattcaaaataaatatgaaagtttataagataaaaaaatatgtagataTAAACTCGCAATCGCACTTTGTTGTGCACAAATTgtgtgaaaatatttacaaaaaaatggacgaaaataaaaagataaatacaGTCAACATGGCTCTACAGTGACAGACTATAGAACGAGATTTTCTCTctctttaaattaacttttcacgttttatatttatgttagatttttaataatatttcgtgtattcatatacatacatatgtatgtaaaagttACTGTTGTTGAGAAAAATGACGAAGAGGATGATGATCATGAATGCAGTTATAATGTTTTTCACTTTTATGTGGTGTTGCAAATATGAAGTTATTTATGTGTGGTACATGCATTTGTTAAAGAATGAAAATACCAGCGAATTcaggtaaaataaaaatacatcagTTAGAGAGTGAGAGAGGCTGACAGGAAAAAAGTAAGAGAAAACATCaaggatatttttttcttgcaaacACAATATGTCCATCAACAAATGTTGTAGTGTTTGTAGACAACAAATACAGTCAGAGTAGCTGCAGCACAATTTATCTGAACCCTAACAAGTGTATATGCATGTGGCAGGAAACGGAAATGAagcaaaaatattgttcatattTAACAACTGTTATAACAAAACTTCACAGTTGCAAAAGAAGCTGTAACAACAATAGCACAACGAAACACACTAACTTGATAAAACCTGACAGAGGTGAAAACGGAACTCATACACAAAAATTTaagtacacatacatacaaaactcataaaagaaaaaaaaaaaaatacagaattaaataaaattgtgaccaaagaaaatatgtagtttacatgaatgtttttacatattcaaatataaaacgaaaatgTTGTTGCTTAAAAtcttgttaaaacaaaaacgcTCTAAACTACAAATACATACTGTTGACCAAGCAGCACCAAGAATATTTTACAGTTGAAAAAAAGCTCAAATACACCTTGGAAGTGAAAGAAACATATGAATAGTTTCCAAAATGTGCTTCATGCTGAGATTTGAACACGAAAAGAATTATGTGTAAATCCTGACACTGCAACATGATTTTTAGATGACAGTATgagatatttttatacaatgaaGGTAAAAGGAAAAGtatctgaactaaaactgaactaaaactgaactagacctgaactagaactgaactagaactgaacaagaactgaactagaactgaactagaactgaactagaactgaactagaactgaactagaactgaactNNNNNNNNNNNNNNNNNNNNNNNNNNNNNNNNNNNNNNNNNNNNNNNNNNNNNNNNNNNNNNNNNNNNNNNNNNNNNNNNNNNNNNNNNNNNNNNNNNNNctatctatctatctatctatctatctatctatctatctatctatctatctatcctatcCTATCTAATCTGAATTTGAGACCcttcataaaataatttcattcatTCCACTGTACACTCTACAATGTACAGCCTCAGTGTTGAaagtttacattaaaatatttcttatagactTTCATTATAACAATTTCGATTAAATGTCAACTAATCAGATTTTATAACACTTGCCACTTGAACCTATATATTTTAAAGGGGAGGGgtggttgttttgttttaagttcCTTAGAAACATTAAATAGTCAGAGCAGCTTTGTTTTTAAGTTCCATGCAGAAAAACGTAATTAGACCACCATTACCATGGACATATTTGTATAGCAACCAAACGAGTGTTTATCAAATATCTTGctggatatttttttttcattttttgaaaaagtaaattgaaatttatgaaattcagCTATAgattttcttattataatataaGGGAAAGTTacctttaaaatgtttgtaaactTAATAGGCAGTAAATAGCACtcagaaaaaatacatttttatcaatattttgtatCTATTTTTTCATCAGGGATAACttcattttaattactttattataCTGCTTGCTGTGTTgcttaaatgttttctatatttatttatggaCTTTGAGAGCAAAATAAAACCATCAGGTAAATCTAAGTAAAACCAAAACTTACATTCGTTTATTGAAATAACATTCTAACAGCaatattactttttacatctataaacatacatacatacatacatacatacatacatacatacatacatacatatatactacataaattatgtatgtatgtacacaagTGTATGTGACAGTATTAACAGTGGAACgtttaaaatgttgttgagtgggatattttttttttttttgtgttaccaCATCCGTGGACAAGTAATCAAAgtttataaatgttaattaaataaaatgattttacatTCTACAACAaagtaaatttaagcaaaaaatctaataaaaaaaaactttttaattaaaaatcgaaaagcttaaaacaaacatttgcaTTACTTTTGATAATGTATTAATGTGGCAAAACAAGAATTCCATAATGAGTGGAAAAGTCAATGAGGCGCATAAATAATGATGTACATAGCTAAGTATGTAGTGTACAAACGCTAGAGAAAAGTGCGTATATAagagtgaaaaaaaattaaagagaaaaatattcaaaatatttgttggTATTTTAATGACATTAAGGAATTTATTCCAAGGATAAGGGACAACTGATAAGGTGTTTTAtgaataaattccaaaaagaaaTAACATAAATTGAAGAAAAGAATTTGAAGTGATTTTCTTCGGTACACAAAAACGTAGTTTAATTAATGTAAAtgacttatttttaaaaaaatgtttattggcaattgaattttgtttggtcacaatatttaatttgtagttCTTAGGTAAAacagttattaaattttaatatatatttttttaagtttttttaagagCTAGTACAAACAAGCAGAAGTTTTATATTCAACTTTGCAGAATCAGCCATacctttacataaaaaaatattttttacagaaataaaattatttttatactcaccatcaaaaaagacgggtcaaattgtttttgttattccgtttgtaatacatTGATATATTATTCATAGACCCACAaagacatatgtacatatatattatgtgtccgtctgtttgttgaaaatttGATAGAGTTAGTACTGAATGGGCTAGAGAGTTTACTTTCTCctcacttttatattttgtataaaaaattttcggtttttgGGAGGGGGACAATTTCCCTTTGCGCCTCTGCACTACCCCTATACAAAGTTACCTTCAGAAaagggaaaatattaaaatacggggttttcttatataaaacacaatatagcgctgaaattcgatataaacaagttttatttttatacacagtGAAAAGATATGATTGTGGTAACCATATTGTTACCATAGCATaattattatgatcattatttgtataataagttatcatattatgattacaTTTACTTCTAAAAGTTCATAATAATGCgattttattaatcataatatgacCCAATGGGTCACAAAAGAATCATATTGTGGTTGCTAGTAAGCATATTATAGTTTCATGTTATCATattctgattttaaataatcatattattgttttatatagcacatacttttaacaaaacatgttGTGATTAAAACTAACCATAATTTGGTTTTAAGTAGACATATTATAGTTTCAAGTTACCATATGGTTTTGAGTAATTTcttaatgattttaacaaaacatattatagtttcaagtaaaaatattatggttacaaTCAATTTAATCGTATTATAGTTTCAatagttttatgttaaaattatcaCATTATAGTTTCAAGTCATTATTTAAGTAACCATATTTTGgtttcaagtaatcatattatagtTTCATTTAACCATTGTATTGTTTCAAAtaatctttttatttgtttcaactatagaacattACATTAAAATTGGTATAAAGAAGCGATTTGCTTATTTGTTgctaattcaaatttaaatataaatcatatttcATTACCGTAACTAATTTTAGGGTAACATAGGATCGGTTACGCCCAACTGTAAATTcttatttgcaaataataaaaaaatctctatataTCATATTTTCTGCGTATCTGATATGAATGAGTTTGTATGAGTACTTAAAGCAAGGGAAGCGGATGTGAATGATGAACGCAATACTCACTGTCCAAAGaccagttttaattaaaatgcattCTTGTGGCAAAAAATTGCTTATATACAGACATAATTATACACAAACAGAATCACCAAGAAACACAAAACTTgaacttatatatataaaatgtaatttttttttagcagaaatttaagttaaatttaagaatgttaaagaatatatgaaattttgtggaGCTAAATATCTGAAGTTACATTTAAAGTATTAAAGGTTAgccaaagatttttaaaaaatttcaattaaatttacatatatacaaacatactcatataaataaagtaaatatataactattagaaataagtatttacatacttatgtgcatacatatgtatgtatgaatattaaaattagaatgtttattaatgaaaagtatttaatttgtaacCGTAACTGTGGTTTTTCCCTCtattatacatacacatacatacatactttaatatattaatattcaaaatgtttaaatattaatttgttggtttttattgCATAAACCACATTCTTTTAAATAGTGTATTATTTGCATTCATATCTATGATTGAGTGGTTTATTTCGAGTACgcattataaatttcattttcaataatattaactaattgttgatgatgatgcttGTTTAACAGTTTAAccacaaacatatttaaacgTGTATTTCATATCACggaaacttttcaatttttataccgTTTATTTGTTACGTTATAGAGgattttactt
This genomic window contains:
- the LOC111684668 gene encoding succinate dehydrogenase cytochrome b560 subunit, mitochondrial, whose translation is MNFSLKFLTTKSTCFSSISNTLWKLNRRQFVSCKSPPIRMKITPAPPIIPKTYINKNEDLGRALSPHLSIYKPQITSIMSITLRMTGLTLGVIAWVVGLTALITDHNVDYLVSELEKLELDDCYWTSARIVVTFPFAFHFVAGVRHLLFDTSKFLEKPQFYATGYAAIIVAILLSVCLGRIVDMREKLNEIKKEEIKEK